A genome region from Vulpes lagopus strain Blue_001 chromosome 7, ASM1834538v1, whole genome shotgun sequence includes the following:
- the LOC121496104 gene encoding olfactory receptor 24, translating to MEPRNQTSASEFILLGLSENPEQETLLFALFLCMYVVTVVGNLLIILAISSDSYLHTPMYFFLANLSLVDFCLATDTVPKMLMNIQIRSKSISYACCLTQMYFFHFFGIMDSVLIAVMAYDRFVAICHPLHYTTIMSPRLCGLLAGGPWVFSCFISLTHILLMARLVFCGSNELPHYFCDLTPLLRLSCTDTSVNKIFVLIVAGMVIATPFICILASYARIIVAIMKVPSAGGRKKAFSTCSSHLSVVALFYGTTIGVYLCPSSVRTAVKEKASAVMYTAVTPMLNPFIYSLRNRDLKGALRKLVNRKITSSS from the coding sequence ATGGAACCAAGGAACCAAACTAGCGCATCCGAATTCATCCTCCTGGGGCTTTCAGAAAATCCAGAGCAGGAGACCCTCCTCTTTGCTCTGTTTCTCTGCATGTATGTGGTCACAgtagtggggaatctgctcatCATCCTGGCCATCAGCTCAGACTCCTACCTCCACActcccatgtacttcttcctggcCAATCTCTCCTTGGTTGATTTCTGTCTGGCCACTGATACAGTCCCCAAGATGCTAATGAACATCCAAATCAGGAGCAAGTCAATCTCCTACGCCTGTTGCCTGACCCAGATgtactttttccatttctttggcaTTATGGACAGTGTCTTAATTGCTGTGATGGCTTATGACCGGTTTGTGGCTATATGTCATCCCTTACACTACACCACCATCATGAGCCCACGCCTCTGTGGCCTGCTGGCTGGTGGTCCATGGGTATTTTCCTGCTTCATCTCCCTCACTCATATCCTCTTGATGGCCCGTCTGGTTTTCTGTGGGAGCAATGAGTTGCCCCATTACTTCTGTGACCTCACTCCTCTTCTCAGGCTTTCTTGCACTGATACATCTGTGAACAAGATCTTTGTGCTCATTGTGGCTGGGATGGTGATAGCCACGCCATTCATCTGCATCCTGGCCTCCTATGCTCGCATCATTGTGGCCATCATGAAGGTCCCTTCTGCAGGCGGCAGGAAGAAAGCCTTTTCCACCTGCAGCTCCCATCTGTCTGTGGTTGCTCTCTTCTATGGGACCACCATTGGGGTCTATTTGTGTCCTTCCTCTGTGCGCACAGCTGTGAAGGAGAAAGCCTCTGCTGTGATGTACACTGCGGTCACCCCCATGCTGAACCCCTTTATCTATAGCCTGAGGAACAGAGATCTGAAGGGGGCCCTGAGGAAGCTTGTCAACAGAAAAATCACTTCATCTTCCTGA